Within the Candidatus Neomarinimicrobiota bacterium genome, the region ACCGGCCTGAGGTCGATTCGGTGCCGTGACCCCCTCCCCCCCTGTGCGGGGTCACCCTCTCCGTCGGAGGGGGTGGCCCAAAGGTGACCCAAAGATGACCCCAAAACGACCGCGTCCTGCACCCGAGCAGCCCGGCCAGTACCCGTTCACCCGGGGGCTCTATCCCGAGATGTACCGTCAGCGCCTCTGGACCATGCGCCAGTATGCCGGCTTCGGCACCGCCGAGTCCAGCAACCGCCGTTTCCGCTACCTCCTCGACCAGGGCGGCACCGGCCTTTCGGTGGCCTTCGACCTGCCCACCCAGATGGGCTACGACTCCGACCACTCCCTGGCCGAGGGTGAGGTGGGCCGGGTGGGGGTGGCCATCGCCTCCCTGGCCGACATGCAGGTGCTGCTGGACGGCATTCCCCTTGACCAGGTCTCCACGTCCATGACCATCAACGCCACCGCCCCCATCCTCATGGCGCTCTACGCGGTGGTCGCCGAGGGCCAAAACATACCGCTGGCCAAGCTGCGCGGTACGGTGCAAAACGATATTCTCAAGGAGTACATCGCCCGGGGCACCTACATCTACCCGCCCCGTCCATCGCTCCGTCTGGCCGTCGACCTCTTTGCCTGGTGTGGTGACGAACTGCCCCTCTGGAACCCGATCTCCATCAGCGGCTACCACATCCGCGAGGCCGGCGCCACGGCGGCCCAGGAGCTGGCCTTCACCTTTGCCAACGGTATCGCTTATGTCCAGGCCGCCGCCGATGCCGGGCTGGACCTGAACCGCCTCGGTCAGCGCCTGAGCTTCTTTTTCAACGTGCAGATGAACCTGCTGGAGGAGGCGGCCAAGTTCCGTGCCGCCCGCCGTATCTGGGCCACCCTTATGAAGGAGCGCTTCGGCGTCACCGAGCCCAAGGCGCAGATGTGCCGGTTCCACGTCCAAACGGCGGGCTCCTCCCTCACCGCCCAGCAGATCGACAACAATGTGGTGCGCACCACCATCGAAGCCCTGGCCGCCGTGCTGGGGGGCGCCCAGTCGCTGCACACCAACAGCCGCGATGAGGCCCTCGGCTTGCCCACCGAGGAATCGGTGCGCCTCGCCCTCCGCACCCAGCAGATCATCGCCCACGAGACCGGCCTGCCCGACGTTGTCGATCCCCTGGCCGGCAGCCACGCGGTGGAGCAGCTCACCGCCAGCCTGGAGCGGGAGGCCCTGGCACTCATTGCCGAAATCGATGAGCTGGGTGGGGCGGTGGCGGCCATCGAGGAGGGCCATCAGCAGGAGCAGATCGCCCGCTCGGCCTACGACTTCCAGTCGGCGGTTGAAACCGGCGCCACCGTCATCGTAGGCGTCAACCGCTTCACAGAGGGCGATGCCGGCCAGGTCCCGGTCCAGACGGTTGATCCCCAGGCAGCGGAGCAGCAGTTGCGTCGTCTAAAACAGGTGAAGGCCCAGCGCGGCAGCGGGGCTCAGGATGCGCTGGCAGCGCTCAACACCGGTGCTCAGGGCGACGGCAATCTGATGCCGCTTATCGTTACTGCGGTGCGGCAGCTCGCCACCCTGGGGGAAATTTCCCAGGTCCTCAGCGATGTATTTGGCGAGTACCGGCCAGGCTAGCCGTGCTGTTCGTGCAACTCATCCAGGCCAATCTCACCACCCGCCGCCTCGGCCGCGAGATCACCTATTACCCCTTCACCGATTCCACCAACGCCGACCTGTGGGAGCTGCTGGCGGACGGCGAGGCGGTGCCCGGCCAGGTGGTAGTGACCGACCATCAGAAGGCCGGGCGCGGGCGACAGGGACGCACCTGGTTTTCGGCCCCTGACCTAAGCCTCCCTTTTTCGGTGCTCATCCAGCCGCAGCTCCCCGCCGAGCGGCTGGGGCTGCTGTCGCTGGCCGCCGGCGTGGCCGTCGTCGATGCCTTGGCGGGCGTACAGGTGGCGGCAAAACTGAAGTGGCCCAACGACATTGTGGTAGGGCCAGACAAGCTGGGGGGCATCCTCGCCGAGGGCCGCACCATCAAAGGCCAGCAGATGGTCGTTTTGGGTATGGGCCTGAACGTGAACGAGCAGCCCGCCGATTTTCCGAAGGAGCTGCAGGCGGTGTCATCGGCGCGCATCATCGCTGGCGGGACGCCGGTGCAGCGCGAGCTGCTCCTGGCCGGCGTTCTCAATCGACTGGAGCACCTTGTGGAGGCCGGCTTGGACGATGTGGCCGGGCTGTGGCAGGAGCGCTGCGCCCATCTGGATGCGGAGGTGCGCTTCCACGGTGCCTCCGGGCCGGTTCAGGGGCGCTTTCTTGGTATCGATGCAAGCGGTCGCGGGACCATCGATGTAGACGGCCAGGTCATCACGGTCTCGGCCGGGGACCTGGACTGGTCGCCCGCGTGAAAGACGATGGCAGTTCGTCCCACCACTCACTTGCGGAGCCGCCCATGCTGCTGGCCATAGACATAGGCAACACCAACGTGGTGCTGGCCCTGTTTCAGGATGGCGAACTGCTCAACAGCTGGCGTCTCCACACCCGCGCCACCCACACTTCCGACGACTGGTGGATTGCCATCCAGCGCCTCTACAGTGACGGGCAGACCGGCTTTGACGGGGTGCGGAGCGTCATTATTTCCAGTGTTGTACCGGTGGTGGGGCGGGCGCTGAGCGACATGTGTGAGCGCTACTTGCAGCTCACCCCCCTCATGGTGAGCGCCGCCCTGCCGCTCGATCTGGGCCTGGATGTTGAGCAGCCGGCCACTGTGGGAGCGGACCGGATCTGCAACGTGGTGGCAGCCCGGGAGCTTTACGGGTCCCCCTGCGTGATTGTCGATCTGGGCACGGCCACCACCTATGATGTGGTCAATGCAGCGGGGCACTTTATCGGGGGCGCCATCGCGCCGGGTGTGGAGACCGGCGCCCGGCAGCTCTTCACCGGGGCAGCCCTCCTCTCAGCCGTCGATTTGAAGGTCCCCGACTCGGCTATCGGCCGGGATACGGAGACCAATCTCCAGTCTGGCATCGTCTTTGGTGCGGTGGATCAGATCGACGGAATGATCGGCCGCATTCGCGCAGAAATGGGCTGGGAAGAACTGCCGGT harbors:
- a CDS encoding methylmalonyl-CoA mutase, with translation MTPKRPRPAPEQPGQYPFTRGLYPEMYRQRLWTMRQYAGFGTAESSNRRFRYLLDQGGTGLSVAFDLPTQMGYDSDHSLAEGEVGRVGVAIASLADMQVLLDGIPLDQVSTSMTINATAPILMALYAVVAEGQNIPLAKLRGTVQNDILKEYIARGTYIYPPRPSLRLAVDLFAWCGDELPLWNPISISGYHIREAGATAAQELAFTFANGIAYVQAAADAGLDLNRLGQRLSFFFNVQMNLLEEAAKFRAARRIWATLMKERFGVTEPKAQMCRFHVQTAGSSLTAQQIDNNVVRTTIEALAAVLGGAQSLHTNSRDEALGLPTEESVRLALRTQQIIAHETGLPDVVDPLAGSHAVEQLTASLEREALALIAEIDELGGAVAAIEEGHQQEQIARSAYDFQSAVETGATVIVGVNRFTEGDAGQVPVQTVDPQAAEQQLRRLKQVKAQRGSGAQDALAALNTGAQGDGNLMPLIVTAVRQLATLGEISQVLSDVFGEYRPG
- a CDS encoding biotin--[acetyl-CoA-carboxylase] ligase, producing MLFVQLIQANLTTRRLGREITYYPFTDSTNADLWELLADGEAVPGQVVVTDHQKAGRGRQGRTWFSAPDLSLPFSVLIQPQLPAERLGLLSLAAGVAVVDALAGVQVAAKLKWPNDIVVGPDKLGGILAEGRTIKGQQMVVLGMGLNVNEQPADFPKELQAVSSARIIAGGTPVQRELLLAGVLNRLEHLVEAGLDDVAGLWQERCAHLDAEVRFHGASGPVQGRFLGIDASGRGTIDVDGQVITVSAGDLDWSPA
- a CDS encoding type III pantothenate kinase: MKDDGSSSHHSLAEPPMLLAIDIGNTNVVLALFQDGELLNSWRLHTRATHTSDDWWIAIQRLYSDGQTGFDGVRSVIISSVVPVVGRALSDMCERYLQLTPLMVSAALPLDLGLDVEQPATVGADRICNVVAARELYGSPCVIVDLGTATTYDVVNAAGHFIGGAIAPGVETGARQLFTGAALLSAVDLKVPDSAIGRDTETNLQSGIVFGAVDQIDGMIGRIRAEMGWEELPVILTGGLGDLLVGQLRTPVISDPDLTAKGLQLIHQRCGQD